ACTATCGCCATATAGATTTGCGGGAGAGTCACAATCGATAACATGAAAGGGGCAAAACCGTGAGAACAACCACAAGAACCAATGCCGTATTGTATCTTCTCTGCGCCGCCGCTCTGTCCGTTTCCATCATCGCAAATGCCCAGGTTGTCGATGGGGACCTGACGTATTGGCGGTATGAAGACACGCCGGAGGTCGTGGACACGATGGGGCTTGGACGCTTCGATGACGGGAGTATTGTGGCGGTCGGGGCGGACTACACGTCGGTATTCGACGGCGACGGATGGAGCATACTGGGTGCAGCTGAAGAGCAGGGATTCGTAGCGATGATAGCCCAGGGCCCGGACGGCAAGGTGTGGTTTAGAACCTGCCCTAGTTACCAGACTTACACGAACGGCTATTGGGACAGAGAAGGCCTCCATATATCGCAACAATTCAGCGGCTCTTGGGCTACCGACTCCTGGCTGATTGCAATAGATGCATGGCGTGGCAAGCACTATCTGTTCTTTACTTGGACCCCGAGCTATTACGCGGGAGTTTATGCATATTGCGACCCTTCCTGCGATGATATGCGTTGCGTAGCGCGTGTGTATGCCCCTCCTTGGCCCTACGGAGACGAGAGGATACCTGAGCCCCAGTGCATATCGGGTGATTATCTGATGGTCTATTCTTCTTGGGTGGTTAGATTGATCCGCATCCCGAGCTGGCAGATCTGGGACATAGACCGGTCTGATTTGTGGTCTGTTGGTTGGTGTATACCTGCCGGTGAGCACGATTATTCCTGGGTGAATTGCCGGGAAACTCCCAGCCAGGCTCCCGGGTTGCTGCAACTGGACTGCAAAAGGTGGGAAGCCATTTCTGTTCCTTGGCTTGAGGGAGTGTCGATCGATTGCTTGGCCCTGGACTGGCGAGGGTTGTGGGTTCTCGGCTCAGACACGGAAACGGATCCTGCCTTTATGGTAGCCTTGTGGTCGTTCCAGACTCAAGACCCGGACGTCGTCCGGAGCCTCTCGAAGGAAGTCGGCACGTCCGGCTCGTCCGGCTCGCCTAATCGGCTTGCTCTCCCCTCAATGACTGTCACGGAGGGCGGCGCTCTTTGGTTCGCCACGGACAAAGCGGTTGTGAAATGGACGCCCGATCCCGAGCTGATCCCGATGCCGTATGAGGCGCGGGTTGAGGCGCGGGCGACCGAGGACCGGACGGTTCAGGTGGAGATAGAGTTCGACAACCTGCGGATCATAAGAAACGATGCGATGCTGCACCTCAAGGCAGAGTATCTGCGCGAGGGAGAGGATGAACCCATCCCCCTGCAAGACCATATAAGCGTCTATCACGAGTTTCAGCCACAGGAGACGTTCCGCTACTCGTTCGAATATGTTCAGTTCGTGCTACCGTCAATGGACAGGATACGCTACTCCGTCTATACAACTTATATCGACGTCAACGCCCCGCCGACTGACGAGGAGATCGTCACCTCAAACGTCGCGACGGCCGAGGTGAGGCTGGATTAGCGAGCTTGCCGACTCCATCGCCGGCCCAGCGGGATGTTACTATTGGACTTTGCTTGCGGCGCGTCCGGCAACCGCGCCTGCAACTGCGTGACCTGCCGCCAGCAAGAGGATGGTATCGCCGATCTTCTTCTCTCGAATTGGAAAGCCTACTGGCAGCTCAACTCCTAGCAGCTCGCGCCTCGACACCTGAATTACTAACGCCCGTCTCGGCAAGCGCTCACGATGAAAAAGGATGTGGACAAGTATCGAGAGATAGCCCTTTTCATAAGGTGGATCGGCGAAAATGATGTCGAACTCGGGCAGGTCGCATCTTCGCTTGAGGAATGAGATAGCATCCATAGGGAATACCTTGCAGGACGCCTCGGCCCCCGCCAAGTCAATGTTCGAGCGAAGCACCCTCAGGACTGCCCGGTCGCTCTCCACAAACGTGCCCGACGAGGCGCCCCTGCGAAGCGCCTCGAGCCCAACCGAGCCGGTCCCGGCGAAGAGGTCCAGAAACGAGGCGCCTGGGACGTTTGTTGCTATGGTGTCGAAGAGAACCTTCCGAACGAGACTGGAAGTTGGCCTGATATGTAATGATTTCTGCGACACGATAGTCCCCCGTATTATTCGAGGTTTGCCGCTGCGCAATGTGCGCGCATTGTCTTGCCGTAGGCCCTTGAACGGGTGAACTTCCTCAAGTGCTGACCTCAAACATTGAACCGTTGGATGCTGGGCGCTACTTGGCGATGTGCTCCATCGCTTCGCAGAGCGCCTCGCATTCCTCTATGTTGGTATATGGTCCGAACGATGCGCGGACAACGTCGTCCCCTCCACGGGTGCTGAACCAGTAATGGACGCAGTTCTTGCCCGCGCGAACCATGACGTTGAACTCGTCGTTGAGTCGCTTGGCGACCTTGCGAGCGTCTATCCCCTCGACCCGGAAAGACAGTATGGTGCCGCGCTTGCGAGCGTCCTGCGGGCCGATGATTGAGATTCTGGGTATTCTGAGCAGCCTTTCGGTCGCAAACTCGTTCAATGAGATGACGTGGGAGTTGATGTTCTCCTGCCCGATCGATTGGATCGTTCCGAGGGCTGCTGCGAGGCCCATGACGCCGGGGCAGTTCTGCAAGCCAGCCTCAAGACGTTGAGGCAGTTCGGTGTAAATTGGGCCCTTTCTTCTGGATATCCATAGGGCTGTTCCGCCTCCAACTAGGAAGTGGCCGAGTTTCTTCAGTAGGTGAAACTTACCGTAAAGGACGCCGACACCCGACGGGCCGAGAGCCTTGTGTGACGAGAATGCGAGAAAATCACAG
This DNA window, taken from bacterium, encodes the following:
- a CDS encoding RsmD family RNA methyltransferase, which translates into the protein MSQKSLHIRPTSSLVRKVLFDTIATNVPGASFLDLFAGTGSVGLEALRRGASSGTFVESDRAVLRVLRSNIDLAGAEASCKVFPMDAISFLKRRCDLPEFDIIFADPPYEKGYLSILVHILFHRERLPRRALVIQVSRRELLGVELPVGFPIREKKIGDTILLLAAGHAVAGAVAGRAASKVQ